CATTTCCGTCGGGACCTCCCGACCCGCGAGGTCATCCTCCATAGTCCGAACCAGAGCGCTCAAACTGTTTGGTGCAGCCGCTGACACCGTTGATTTTTGTGTTTTGAACCAATTCATAGCAATACAAAAGAGAGGCTATTCCTCTCTCAGTATACCACCACACAATAAAGTTGGTGGAGAGTATCGTACTATCTATTTTCTGCGGCTACTCTTTTCCCTCTTCGCCGAGTTCCTGACGGACCATTTTCGCCTTGGCCAGCTTGTGCGACAGATTGATCCGGCCCTGAGCATCGATCTCCTTGACGACGACGGCGATGATGTCGCCGACTTTGACGACATCTTCCACTTTTTCGACACGGTAATCGGCCAGTTCTGAGATATGAATCAGTCCTTCCTGATTCGGGAGTACCTCGGCAAAGGCGCCGAAGTTCATGATTCGGGTGACGCGACCCTGAAACAGCTCCCCGACGACCACTTCGCGGGTGATATTCCGTACCCATTCGACAGCTTTCTTAGCACTTGTCTCATCGACAGATGTGATGAAGACGGAACCATCATCCTCGATATCGATTGAGACGCCGGTTTCATCGATAATCTGGTTGATCATCTTGCCGCCAGGGCCGATGACATCGCGAATCTTCTCGGGATTGATGTGGAGCGTGATGATCCGTGGTGCATAGGGTGACATCTCTTTCCGTGGCTCTGGGATAGCCGCGAGCATGACCGCCATGATTTCAAGCCGGGCTTCCTTTGCCTGTTTGATGGCCAACCCCAGCGTATCAGCGGTGAGTCCATCAATCTTCACATCCATCTGCATCGCGGTGATCCCGTCTTTCGTGCCTGCCACCTTGAAATCCATATCGCCATAGTGATCCTCAAGTCCCTGAATATCGGTCAGGACTTTGAAACTCCCATCGGTACCGGCGATGACACCCATCGCGATTCCCGACACTGGTTTCTTGATCGGCACCCCCGCATCCATGAGGGAAAGCGTCGACCCACAGGTTGAAGCCATCGACGATGAACCATTGGATGACAGGACTTCCGAAACGAGGTGAATGGTATACGGGAATTCTTCTTTCGAAGGCAGCACGGGCATGAGCGCTTTCTCGGCGAGAGCACCGTGCCCCACTTCGCGACGACCTGGGCCACGCATCGGTTTGACTTCACCAACCGAATACGCCGGAAAATTGTAGAAATGCATATAACGCTTTTTCTCATCCGTTTCCATGGTGTCGACCACCATCTCATCACCCGGCGCGCCAAGCGTCGTCACTGTCAGGACTTGCGTTTCGCCACGTGAGAAAAGCCCCGTGCCATGCGTCCGTGGCAGAACACCCACTTGGGAAGCGAGCGGGCGAATCTCGGTCAGCTTCCGGCCATCCGGGCGACGGTCATGCTCGAGGACATTGGTGTGCAGTGCCGCGTCTGATAGTTCTTCCATAATGAGCGAGAGAACTTCAGTCTGATGAGCTTCTTCAGGAAAATTGGCGGCTGCATACTCGGTCGCTGCCGCCTCAATGGCTGCAACTTTCTGTGCCATCGCCGCCTTCGGCTGCAAGAACAACGCCTCGCCCAAACCGAGCGAACTGATATATTCCTTCATCTTCACCTCAAATTCCGGCGTGCCGACGAGGAGTGCCGCCGCTTTCTTCTCGCGACCCGCCTCCTTCTTCACTGCTTCGATGAAATCCGTGATTTTCTGGATCGCCTCATGTCCATAGCGGAAAGCTTCTGTCATTTTCTCTTCTGTAATCTCTTGCGCTCCGCATTCGATCATATTGATCTTTGTCTTCGTCCCGGCGACGAGGAGGTCAAGCGTACTCACGCCACGTTCTTCACTCGAAGGGTTCAGCACAAATCCACCCCCGTTCACGATACCGACACGCACCGCGCCGATCGGGCCGTTCCACGGGATGTCAGAGAGTGTCAACGCGGCCGAAGCAGCGATCATCGCGACAACGTCCGGATCATTTTCACCATCAATGGAAAGTACCGTTGTCACGACCTGGACTTCATTGCGCATCCGGCTATCAAAGAGTGGTCGGATCGTCCGATCCACGGCTCGACCCGAGAGGATCGCATCGTCCGATGGCCGGCCTTCGCGTTTGATGAAGCGAGAACCCTTGATCTTGCCCGCGGCATAGTACCGCTCCTCGAAATCCACCATGAGTGGGAAATAGCCGATGATTTTTGACATCGAACTGCTCATGACGGCCGTCGCGAGGACGACGGTATCGCCGTACTGCACCGTCACTGCCCCGTTCGCCTGACCAGCGAGTAATCCTGTGGATATGCGTAATTCACGCCCACCGAGCTGGAGAGACCATTTTCTGGCTCCTTGCATAGAGTTGAACCGCCCCAGGGTTCATAAACACGCGGCTTATTCCAACCAACAACCCACAACCGACAACCCACGACCGAGAGCGAGTATAACGATACGGGCTTCCCTTGGTAAGTTGTATGTTGTAGGTCGTAGGTGAGGGCAAGCCGTGTACCTATAAACCCCCTGGACGAAATTACTAAGTTAACGCCTCCACAGTAGCTTTTTTTTAAGCCTTTGTCAAAAGGAAAAACGAGTTCCTTCCGAAACTTGTCTCTCAACTAACTTCGTTCCTCATTAAATAAGCAATTGCTTCTTGTTCTCGGAAAGATTCATGAAATCATCCATCAACAACAAAAAAAAGAGACCCTCACGCACCACGTGAAGGTCTAATAGATAACTTTCTTTTTATTCCTTTATTCCTCTAGTCTTAGTAGTCTTAACGGATGATGCCACAAAATTTCATGGCATATCGCATTCGTGATCCCTCCCCCCTTTGACTCCTCAAGGACATAAAGTGCGAGATCCCACATAAATATGTCTATGCTTCTATTATATCTCTCTAGATGACTCGCCATAGGCCCCCAGCCGACAAGCTTTCTCAATATTTTCATTACTTCTTGAGGATTCGTACCTCCCTCATCTTTTACCACCTTCTCTATCTGGTTGATAGAAAGGCCTAATTCTTCGAGTTGACGTTCCTTCGTTTCACCTGTCGCCCTGCAATACTTACAGCCACATCCTACAATCCATTCGCTCATGTCTTTCTCCTTTTTAAAGTACCAAACTTGCACCCTTGCAAACTTTCTATCCTAGTGTATTCTATCATTTATGAGTGGCATATATGACTCTGTGGTGTCTATTATCACCACTAATTACGAACACAATTGAGGCAATCTATGTATCAGGGAATTTTTCAGGAGCTTGGTCTGGCCAAAAATGAGGGACGTATATACGAAACTCTCCTCAGGGAAGGAGAGTTATCGGTGGGGAAAATCGCCGAGAAGTCGCATATCCACCGTCGCAACGTCTACGACTCGATGTCGCGCCTCGTTGAAAAAGGCCTTGTCTTTGAGATTCTTGAACGACGGGAAAGCAGCTACCAGGCAGTAGAACCTAATAAGCTCATGGAACTTGTCCGAGAAAAAGAAACAAAGCTCGCCGAAATCCTTCCGGACCTTGAGTCCCTGTACCATGGCGAACCGCGACGCGACGCGATCTTCGTCTACCGCGGATTGGAGGGGTGGAAGAACTACATGCGCGATATCCTGCGCCTCGGGAAGTCTTTTGATCTCCTGGGTGCCCGGGGTGCTCTCCGAGATCCGAAACTCGGCCCTCTCTTCAAACAGTTCAAGAAAGATATGGAAAAGAAAGAAATCCGATCCCGCCTTCTCTACCACGAAGAAGCCGCCAGGATACCGGGAGTAGCAGGACATTTCGGTGCATCCTCGACGTACAAGATACTCCCTGAACAGTATGCCCACCTCGCTTCGGCAGCCATTCTCGAGGACCGAGTGATGATATTTTCGGCCGTACCAGGGGTAGAGCGGGTCGCGGAAGAGACGACCATCACCATTCTCATAAACAAAGACATCGCCGACACGTTCCGTATGTGGTTCCAGTTTATGTGGGACAAGTTGCCGGTAACGAAAGTTGAAAAGATAAAAGCCTCCTAGGAGGCTTTTATAGAACAATCGACTTCGGACTGCCCATCAAATTAAGCAAGCTAAATCAGAAATCGTTTCTTGTTGTCGGAGAGGTTCATGAAGTCGTCTGCTTTCTCGAGGAGCTTGGCCGAGGCTGACTCGGCAAAGGCAATGACCTCGACCCGACAGCCGAAGGTATTTTGGAGGTACTCCACCAGGTGGACATAGTCTCCATCCCCCGAGACGAGCACGATGACATCGACTTTTGCGGCCATTTTGATTGCATCGATCGCGATACCGACATCCCAGTCACCCTTGCGCGAGCCGTCAGGGAAGATCTGCAAGTCCTTGGTCATCACATCATACCCGCTCTTGGTCAACGCCTCAAAGAACTTCTCCTCCATACCCTCCGTCGTCTTAATGCCATAGGCCAGGGCACGAATGAGCTTGCGTTCATTGGTCCCCGCCTCCAGGACGGCCTTGAAATTTACTTTTTTGCTATACAGCACTCGCGCGCTGTAGTAGAGGTTTTGGATATCCACGAGCACCCCTACCCGCTGGTCACTAAACTTCGCCATAATAAATGTTTCACCGGTTTAAAATGCCTCAACAGAAACCGCCACTCGCGTGGCGGAAAAGTTTACAACCCGAGTTTCTTCACGAGCGCCTTGTAGGCCTTCTCGTTCACCTTCGCGAGGTATGTGAGGAGCTTCTTGCGCTTGGCCACCATCTTCAGCAAGCCGCGGCGAGAATGAAAGTCTTGCTTATTCTTCTTCAAATGGGTGGTGAGTCGCTTGATCTGCTCCGTGAAAAGAGCGATCTGATACTCGGGAGAACCCGTGTCCGAATCATGTCGTTTCACATCACCCGTTACCTTTTCCTTTTGCTTGTGCGAGAGCGCCATAGCGTCTTTGTCAGCGATGGACTCGCCGCAGCAGTTACCCGCCGGACCAATCCACGCTCGATGTATAAAAATTACCTTGTGAGAATAACCTACTTTCAACATTCTAGCAAGTACCACCCCTGTTTATTTGTCGCTTGGGGAGGAGTGCTACCACCCCAAGCGATGTTTCCTTTAACTCACATCAGACTTACTGATCCTATCGGGCTCGTGGATACCCGCTTTCTGCTCATCCGGAACCTGGAGTGAAGAATCTTGCTCTTCACGAATCGCCGCATTACATGGCCGGACGGTCACTTGCGAACCAACTGGCACGATAGTTACTGGGAAACCACTTTCATCTATCGGCTTATTCATACCCTCTACCTCCATGAGAAAAGGTACCCTCTTCATACTAAAGGACCAGTCTTTCGTCAAGTCGCGCGTCTCTTGAGTTGAACTCTACCTAAGCACGTGGTTCGATCCACATTCCCTTAGCCTTTATGAGCAGAACGAGCTCGTCCACCGCCCGCTCTGATGGTACATCTCGCTTCACCAGTTCTTTCTTGTGATACAGGTTCACTTTATTTCTCGCACCACCAACATAACCGAAATCGGCATCTGCCATTTCTCCAAGTCCATTCACGATACATCCCATGATAGCAATGCGTACTCCTTTCAAATGACCCATCCGTTCCTTGATCACATTGGTCACCGTTTCAAGATCATACAACGTTCGGCCACACGATGGGCAAGAAATAAACTCTGTGCGAGTGATCCTGCGGCGGGCAGCTTGCAAGATCCCGTAACATGTAGGGATCTCCTTCACTGGGTCCTCGGTTAGTGAAACACGGATCGTGTCCCCCACGCCATCCAGGAGGAGAGTGCCAATACCGAGTGTCGACTTCGCCCGTCCCTCCTCTCCATTTCCAGCCTCAGTCACTCCCAAATGGATTGGGTAGTCCATCCCTTCTTTCTCTAAAGTTGCAACGAGAAGTCGGTTGGCCTCGATCATAATCAAAGGATCAGAGGCCTTCATCGCGACAACAATATCATCAAAGCCATGCTTCCTGAAGATCCTCATGTACTCCATCGCCGACTCCACCATACCAATCGGAGTATCCCCGAAACGAGAGAGGACTCGGTCCGAGAGTGAACCATGATTCGATCCGATACGGATGGCTTTCTTAGCCGACTTGGCAGCCTCGATAAACGGGAG
This is a stretch of genomic DNA from Candidatus Moraniibacteriota bacterium. It encodes these proteins:
- the pnp gene encoding polyribonucleotide nucleotidyltransferase; amino-acid sequence: MQGARKWSLQLGGRELRISTGLLAGQANGAVTVQYGDTVVLATAVMSSSMSKIIGYFPLMVDFEERYYAAGKIKGSRFIKREGRPSDDAILSGRAVDRTIRPLFDSRMRNEVQVVTTVLSIDGENDPDVVAMIAASAALTLSDIPWNGPIGAVRVGIVNGGGFVLNPSSEERGVSTLDLLVAGTKTKINMIECGAQEITEEKMTEAFRYGHEAIQKITDFIEAVKKEAGREKKAAALLVGTPEFEVKMKEYISSLGLGEALFLQPKAAMAQKVAAIEAAATEYAAANFPEEAHQTEVLSLIMEELSDAALHTNVLEHDRRPDGRKLTEIRPLASQVGVLPRTHGTGLFSRGETQVLTVTTLGAPGDEMVVDTMETDEKKRYMHFYNFPAYSVGEVKPMRGPGRREVGHGALAEKALMPVLPSKEEFPYTIHLVSEVLSSNGSSSMASTCGSTLSLMDAGVPIKKPVSGIAMGVIAGTDGSFKVLTDIQGLEDHYGDMDFKVAGTKDGITAMQMDVKIDGLTADTLGLAIKQAKEARLEIMAVMLAAIPEPRKEMSPYAPRIITLHINPEKIRDVIGPGGKMINQIIDETGVSIDIEDDGSVFITSVDETSAKKAVEWVRNITREVVVGELFQGRVTRIMNFGAFAEVLPNQEGLIHISELADYRVEKVEDVVKVGDIIAVVVKEIDAQGRINLSHKLAKAKMVRQELGEEGKE
- a CDS encoding winged helix-turn-helix transcriptional regulator encodes the protein MYQGIFQELGLAKNEGRIYETLLREGELSVGKIAEKSHIHRRNVYDSMSRLVEKGLVFEILERRESSYQAVEPNKLMELVREKETKLAEILPDLESLYHGEPRRDAIFVYRGLEGWKNYMRDILRLGKSFDLLGARGALRDPKLGPLFKQFKKDMEKKEIRSRLLYHEEAARIPGVAGHFGASSTYKILPEQYAHLASAAILEDRVMIFSAVPGVERVAEETTITILINKDIADTFRMWFQFMWDKLPVTKVEKIKAS
- a CDS encoding NYN domain-containing protein; the protein is MAKFSDQRVGVLVDIQNLYYSARVLYSKKVNFKAVLEAGTNERKLIRALAYGIKTTEGMEEKFFEALTKSGYDVMTKDLQIFPDGSRKGDWDVGIAIDAIKMAAKVDVIVLVSGDGDYVHLVEYLQNTFGCRVEVIAFAESASAKLLEKADDFMNLSDNKKRFLI
- the rpsO gene encoding 30S ribosomal protein S15, with product MALSHKQKEKVTGDVKRHDSDTGSPEYQIALFTEQIKRLTTHLKKNKQDFHSRRGLLKMVAKRKKLLTYLAKVNEKAYKALVKKLGL
- the ispG gene encoding (E)-4-hydroxy-3-methylbut-2-enyl-diphosphate synthase, whose product is MDNSVLKPRRKTRVVMVGSVGIGGDNPIRVQTMTNTDTLDIETTVVQIKACVSAGCELIRLTTPTPKHAQALGPIREKLLQDGVRVPLIADVHFLPAAAFEALKWADKVRLNPGNFLDGKIFREFTFDDASYSEEVARIEKSLLPFIEAAKSAKKAIRIGSNHGSLSDRVLSRFGDTPIGMVESAMEYMRIFRKHGFDDIVVAMKASDPLIMIEANRLLVATLEKEGMDYPIHLGVTEAGNGEEGRAKSTLGIGTLLLDGVGDTIRVSLTEDPVKEIPTCYGILQAARRRITRTEFISCPSCGRTLYDLETVTNVIKERMGHLKGVRIAIMGCIVNGLGEMADADFGYVGGARNKVNLYHKKELVKRDVPSERAVDELVLLIKAKGMWIEPRA